CGGGTAAGGCTTAACTTGATTTAAAATTTCACTTGCACTTTTTGCCTCACTTAGCATTAAAGCACTAAATTGCAAAGCAGCTACCAAACCATCTCCAGTTTTTGCATAGTCACTAAAAATAATATGCCCACTTTGCTCACCACCAAAATTTCCACCACATTCTTTGAGTTTTTCAAGAACATATTTATCGCCTACATTGCAAGTTTCATGTGTGATTTTATGTTTGCTTAAAAACTCTTTTAAAGCACCATTGCTCATTATAGTGCTAACCACGCTTGATTTTAGCTTGCCTTGTTTTTTCAAAAATAAAGCTAAAACACCCAAAAGACTATCTCCATGAGCTACTTCACCTTTTTCATCCACAACAACCAAACGATCTGCATCCCCATCAAAAGCAAAGCCCACATCTGCTCTAAATTTCTTTACTTCTAAAGCTAAATTTAAAGGATGCAATGCTCCACAATTTTCATTGATATTTAAACCATTTGGCTTATCATTGATCACAATCACATCTGCACCAAGTTCTTTAAAAACCGTAGGTGCTACCTTATAAGAAGCTCCATGAGCCACATCTAAAACAACACGCAAAGATTTTAAAGTCAGCTCTTTTGGGAATGAGTTTTTAATAGAAACTATATATCTTCCTATAACATCATCAATTCTTTTTGCTTGACCAATTTGTGATTTTGTTGTTCTTGCTTCTTCTATGAGTTTATCATTAAAATAAATTTCTTCTATTTTTGCTTCTGCTTGTTCATCAAGTTTATTGCCGTGTGCATCAAAAAATTTAATGCCATTGTCATAGTAAGGATTATGCGAAGCTGATATCATAATCCCTGCATCACAACGCATATCTTCAGTTAAAAACGCGATAGCAGGTGTTGGCATAGGACCTATTTCTATAACATTATAACCTATAGAAGTAAGTCCTGAAACGATAGCATTTTCTATCATATAACCGCTTCTTCTTGTATCTTTTCCCACTAAGATATTGTTTGTAAGGGCTTTGTCTTTAAAATAAATTCCAGCAGCCATAGCCAAACGCATAGCTAAAAACGAATCCAAAAACTCCCCTGCTTTACCGCGTACTCCATCTGTTCCAAAAAGTTTCATTTTTTTACCTTTGATTTTAAATAGTGCAATTATAAGAAAAAAAGTTAAGTAATGTA
This genomic stretch from Campylobacter lari subsp. concheus harbors:
- the glmM gene encoding phosphoglucosamine mutase, producing MKLFGTDGVRGKAGEFLDSFLAMRLAMAAGIYFKDKALTNNILVGKDTRRSGYMIENAIVSGLTSIGYNVIEIGPMPTPAIAFLTEDMRCDAGIMISASHNPYYDNGIKFFDAHGNKLDEQAEAKIEEIYFNDKLIEEARTTKSQIGQAKRIDDVIGRYIVSIKNSFPKELTLKSLRVVLDVAHGASYKVAPTVFKELGADVIVINDKPNGLNINENCGALHPLNLALEVKKFRADVGFAFDGDADRLVVVDEKGEVAHGDSLLGVLALFLKKQGKLKSSVVSTIMSNGALKEFLSKHKITHETCNVGDKYVLEKLKECGGNFGGEQSGHIIFSDYAKTGDGLVAALQFSALMLSEAKSASEILNQVKPYPQLLHNLKISEKKDLSKLAGLEELKKDLEKKGIASLFRYSGTENLIRLLLEAKDIKLLEKEMKAVESFFMKALNA